The nucleotide window AAACCATTGCTTGGAATTTGTTATGGCGCAGAAATTTTAGCACTAAGCACAGGTGGGACAATTAAAAGAATGTCTTCTCTGCAAAAAGGACCAAGTATGGTACAGGTGATGCAAGAAAATCCACTCTGTGATGGTGTGATTCAAGTGTACCAAAGCCACAGCTTTGAGGTCTCTAGTCTTGGAAAATCCCTCATACCACTGGGACGATCAGACGCATGCAAATACGAGATATTTCAATATGAAAACTCTCACATATTTGGAACACAATTCCATCCGGAAATGAGTGGCGATGGTTTGTCATTGATTGAAAAATTCATCAACATCTGATCGGTATTAATACAAATCACAAAAACCAAAACCAATGAGTGATCACGAGCTATTACTTCCGCAGGTAACTGAGGAAAACATTTGCCTGCCTTTGGCAATCAGCGCTGTATCAAAATACTGGAACGTAAATCTACCGTTATCTGAGGCAAAAGAGATTGCAAAAAAATATCCAAACATGCGGGGAAGCATCCTAATTGAGGGAATCGAGCTTGCGCAAAGGCACGGCCTTGGCAGTTTGATTTTACATTCTTCCATAGCTGAGCTAAAAAAAATAATTGACATGGGAATCCCGCCAATTGTTATTTTACCAGGATTGTACGAAACAGTCCAACACGCATCAGTAATATCTGGATATGATGATGCAGAAAAGACCATTTTGCATTATATTCCGCAACAGGACCAGATAGGCGCAATCCCCGAAAAGCAGTTTGACAAATTATGGGAGGAAGACGGAAGACTGGTAATACTTTTGGCCACACCTGACATTATAGACACCATACGACTAGAGAACAAGTCCAAAGAAAAATCAAACCGCCTCTGCTTTGTATCAGAAAAACTAAATTTGCAGGGCTCACAAGATGATGCAATAAGGGCACTAAAGGAAGCCGTCTCACTAGATGAGAATAATTCCACTGCTCTGTGTCTGCTTGGCGGAATATACAATGAGAGAAACCTGCCAGAATGTGTCCAGTTTTATGAGAAAAGCATCCAATCAAACAAAAAATCATACCTAGCATATAGGGGCCTTGGTAACTATTACCTAAAGACAAAACAGTATGATATGGCAGAGAAAAACTATACTTCAGCAATTGAGATAAATTCCAGCCGGTTTGGACCAATTTACAAAAATCGCGGCCTGGCCCGAATGTCACTAAACAAAAACAAGCAAGCAAGACAAGACTTTGAGGATTACCTGAAATATTCGCCAAATGCCAAGGACAAGGACTCCATCATACAAGCAATAAAGGAAATGTAATGCGGAGTGCGGGAATTGAACCCGCGACCTTCAGCTTGGGAAGCTGACGTCCTGCCAGGCTGGACTAACTCCGCGCAGATCGGTTTCTGCAAATTAGTGTTAATATAGTTTTGAAGCCATATCACTCCATGGATGCAAAATGCCCCGAATGTGAAAAGGCAGCAACCCTAAGCGATGATCTAAGTATGATAAAATGTCCTCACTGTAATTTTGAAACCGATTATGATACATACTTGGAGATAATGAAAGACAAAGCGCTAAACATGTCAATTGATTATCTGCCAAAAAGGCCCGGAATCTAATCTACCAAAAAGAGCCCTTGTCTGAGCAATCAAGGTGCGCACCGCAATTACCACAAATCATATGACATGCTTGCATGTCGTCCATTTTGTTATTGCACCTGGGGCATGTGATCTCTTCTTTCAATGATTGTTCTATATGATCAAAGTTTAAATTTTTTCACATGGTTTATTAGCCGCCCAAAAACTTTGAGCAATACTTGGCTAACTTTAAGCTAACAATATCGGACAAGAGCGGAAAATCCATCTCAAAGGAGCTCAAGGACAAAGAGGCAAGTGGCTTTATTGGATTACACTTGGGTAATGAGATAGATGCAGCAATTGCAGGACTTGGCGGCAAGCTAAAACTAACTGGCGGAAGCGACAAGTCCGGAATTCCAATGCGCGCAGACATTTACGGCTCTGCAAGAAAGCCAGTCTTGGTATCAAAGGGAGTCGGCCTGAAAAAAGTAGAAAAGGGCCAGCGAAGACGACGACTGATTCGCGGAAATGTAATCTCTGAGGAAATTTATCAGCTGAACTGCTCATATGATGGCGAGCTAAAAATTGAAGAAGCCCCACCAGCAGAAGCCAAGGCATAAGTTAACATAATAGGATTTTTGAATCTGTACATTGCATTGGCGTGAAACTCTACCTGATTGGTATGTAAAGCAATATGGATATCAGCCCTGTGTCAACATTGGCACTGCAGGACATGTAGACCATGGTAAAACCACCTTAATCCAGGCACTCACCGGCCAGTGGACCAGTGTTCACAGCCAGGAGCTGAAGCGTGGAATTACAATCCGCGTTGGATATTCCGATGCAGCATTTTACAAGTGCAAAAAGTGCGAGGTCCCACTAGGGTATTCTACCACACCAAAATGCCCAAACTGCGGAAAAGAAAGCGAGCTGTCGCGTGTGGTCAGCTTTGTGGACAGTCCTGGACATGAAAGCCTGATGGCAAACATGCTTTCTGGCGCTGCCTTGATGGATGGCGCACTGTTATTGGTTGCAGCAAACCAAAAGGTACCGCAACCGCAAACCAAAGAACATTTACTTGCACTGCAAATTCTGGGAATCCAGCAAATAGTAATCATACAGAATAAGGTTGATCTGATATCATATCAGGACGCTACCTCAAATTATTCCGATATTGTCAAGTTTGTCAAGGGAACCAAGGCTGCAAAATCCCCAATAATTCCAATTTCTGCCCAGTCCCGCCTAAACATTGATGCACTGATTGGGGCAATAGAGGAGAGCATCCCCACCCCAAAGAGAGCAGAGACAAAAGAACCGGTAATGCATGTGTTAAGATCATTTGATGTAAACAAGCCTGGAACCAAAATAAAAGACATCAAGGGAGGAGTAATTGGCGGAAGCCTAACCCAAGGAACCTTCTCAATAGGCGATGAAGTCGAGATAAAGCCCGGAATCTTTAATCCAAAAAAGAACACATACGAGCCAATTCGAACACAGATTATATCCCTTGGAACCGCCGCAGGCATAGTTGATAATGTCAAGCCAGGTGGACTGGTGGCAATTGGCACAAAGCTCGATCCATCAATGACTAGGAGTGACTCCTTTGTTGGTTCTGTAATTGGAAAACCCGAGACATTACCGCAAAATGCCACCGATGCAAGACTAGAAGTCAGCCTCTTTGATTCCGCAGTTGGAACAATGAATGACATTAAGGTTCTCCCAATACAGGTAGGCGAGTCCCTCAGACTAAACATTGGCACGGCGCCTGTCTTGGCCAAAGTAAACAAGGTAAAATCAGAAAAAATCGAGGTCCAGTTCAAAAGACCAGTATGTGTGTTTGATAAGAGCAATGTAGCATTGAGTCGCAAAATAGAAGACAGATGGAGACTAATTGGTGCAGGAATAGTTGGTTGAGGTAATATGCGACACGAGCTTTCTAATTCATCTGGCTAATCACAGAATCAAGAATCTGGCCACACTAGACACAGACATTGGCAACATTCGGTTCTTGGTGCCAGAAATAGTACATACAGAGCTTGCCAAGCTTGCAAAGCAGGAAGAAAAAACAAAGGAGGCAAGTGCTACTATCCAATACATAAAAAATTTCAAAAAAATAAACATCGGAGGAACCTTTGCAGATGACTCCATACTACAATATGTGAAAGAAAATGGCGGAATCATTGCCACAATAGACAAGGACCTAAAGTACAAAATAAAAAATCATGGCGGCTCTGTCATTTCTATTGCCAACAACAGAATAGTACTAGAGACAACAAAAAATTAAACATTATCCATTGTGTGTGATTCTGGTAATTCTTCAAGGTGCAAATGTGCCAGACAATGATGTTTGAGCTATGATGTGATTTTGCATGGCCTCCTCTACTTGCTTTTTTGTAGAACCTTTTTCCAGATTTAGCTCTGCATTAAGAGCGTATATTTTGAAAACATAGGTATGTCTTTTATCTGGCGGGGCAGGGCCGCCGTACCCAATTTCCACAAAATCTGTGATTCCCTCAACTGCGTTTTCTGGCAAACTAGATTCTTTGATCTCTGGCTTTCTTGGATCAATGTTCCAGACTATCCAATGAACCCACAACCTTCCTACTGCTCCCATTGCGTCTGGATCATCCATTATCAATACAAGTGACTTTGTCTGTTGGGGAATTTGTTTGATAATCAGAGGTGGACTTGTATTACCATTTTTGTATCCGTATTTGCTTGGAATCTCTCCACCTTCCTCAAAGCTCGGACTCTGCAGAATCAATTACAGAAAAACCTCTCTTTCCTTAGTTAAATTTTTCTAACTTGAGGCCTATCCATAAAAATTCCAATAATCGTAATTGATTAGTAAAAATCATACCTTCTATATCCACAAGAGTAATAAACAGACTTTTGGAAAAAAAACCAATTGCTTTCTAATAAAAAAATATTCTCCGTTGACAGCTTTGAGTTTTGCCTACACCATCTGATAATAATCGGAGTTCTTGCATTATCATTTTCAATATCTGCAATGATACGATCACAGGCAGCGGAATACGGATTTCAGCTAAACGAGTTTGATCCATACTTCAACTATAGAGCAACACAATTTATCGTAGAAAATGGCATACCCGCCTATTTTGATTGGCATGATGATATGAGTTGGTATCCATTTGGACGAGACGTTGCCAACACCTCACAAGTAATGTTGCACATTACCACAGCCGTTCTGTATGGTGCATTTGGTGGGGGAGATCTGTATGGATTCACAATAATATTTCCTGTAGTGTTTGGCTCACTAACGGCAATCATTGTTTTTGCGTTGGTGCGAGTAATCGGTGGAACCACTGCCGGACTGTATGCCGCCCTGATGTATTCTGTCTCACTTCCTATCATATCTAGAGGATCAATTGGCTGGTTCAAGTCTGAGCCATTGGGATTATTCTATGGATTATTGGCAGTTTACCTGTTTTTGAGCGGGATAAAATCCACATCTCACAAAATAGCAGCAGCAAAACTAGTAGGTGGTGGAATATTTTTGGGTTTTGGGTTTTCAGCATGGGGAGGAACCGACTTTTTTGTCCTGCCAATAGGACTATTCATCATATCACTGACATTCACAAGAAAGGACTCTGGCTTTCTGAGATGGGCAATACCATTATTTGTGCTAGGCCTTGCAATATCGCTTGCACCTTTTGAGCGCCCTGGCTTGGGATTCTTTGCCAAGGCAAGCGGATTTTTGATAATCGGACCGACTTTGTTTTTGGTAGTGTCCTCATTTATTGAAAAAATTGGTGGCGAGCAAAAGCAAAGACGAAACAAAGCACTATTTCTAATAGCAATAATTGCGATAGGAATTACGGTATTATCTGCAAATGTGTTCGGCCTGCCTAGCTTTAGATATCTCAACGCGGTCAATCCGTTTTTGACAACACTAGATCCGTTGACTGATTCAGTAGCAGAGCATGCAACCACTACGGTATTTCAGTCGTTTATGTTCAACTCTGTGTTTATGGTGTTTGCAGGAATTGGCGCATGGCTTGTATTCAAGAACTTGCTAAATCCTACAAATCAAAAGCGTGATCTACATATCTTTGCATTGATATTTGGACTACTTGGAGTCTACATAAGCTCTGCATTCATAAGATTGGAGCTGTTCTCATCGCTTGCTCTTGTGATACTGGGCTCTGTTGGCTTGTCGTTATTGACAAAAGAGATTTTCAAGCCGGTAAGACAAGAGACCAAAAAGCCAGTCAAGTCTCATCCTACTACGATCAAGATCTCGTTTTTAGTAGTAATTACAATATTTTTAATCCTTCCAATGATGGTGCCAGTCAGCGCAAACTGGGTTAACGGCGCAAAGGCACCGCCAACCATACTCAATGGCGGTAGCAACTATAACATTGCAACAACCGACTGGCTTGATGCCATGCAGTGGATCAAAGAAAATACGCCAAAGGATGCAGTGGTTGCCGCTTGGTGGGACTATGGATACTGGATTACAACGCTTGGGGAACGACGATCCATTGCAGATAATGCCACACTAATTGACTGGAGAATAGAGCAGACTGCAAAGGCGTTTTTGAGCACGCCAGACGAGGGATGGAAGATCCTCAAAGAAATGGATGCTGACTATGTTTTGATTTATGTTGCAGCTCAACGAGTCAACAGCGAAGAGCCACCATTATACTTCGTGCAGGGTGGTGGAGATGAGAGCAAAAAACAGTGGTTCATGAGAATTGGCGGATTTGACACGCAACGATTCCTGTATGATGATGGTATCAGCTCAACTCCGGAATTTTGGAATGAGACTCTACTAGGAAAAATGATTCCATTTACCACATATGGCTACATTGATGTTGCAGGCCAAAAACAATCTCAATCATACATTTCTGGATTTACACCAGTTTACATCGATGATATCAAATATCCAAAGGATGCAAACGCTCCACTAAGACTCGCCTACATGTCTTCTGGATTTACAATAAAGACATCTGGCGCTATAAACGGTGTTCTAATATATGAGATAAACAAGGATTACATCCCAACAGAAACACCAAAGGCAGAGCCAATCATACCAACTACAACAACCCCGACAGAATCATCATCAAGGCAGACTGTAACCATCTCTACCCAGTTTGGTGATATTGTGATTGAATTAAAACCAGAAGTTGCACCAAAGACAGTAGAGAACTTTGTAAAACTGGCAGACTCTAAATTCTATGATGGCACACTATTCCACAGAATAATCTCTACATTTGTCATACAGGGTGGGGACCCAAACACAAAGGACCAACCTCCTGGAACATGGGGAACCGGCGGTCCTGGCTATTCCATTGATGCGGAAATTAGCAACCTCAAGCACACAAGATACATGGTTTCAATGGCACGAGGTACAGACATCAACAGCGCAGGCTCACAGTTTTTTATAATGACTGGTGACGCGCCGTTTCTTGATGGCAAATACACCATATTTGGCGAAGTAATTGAGGGCAAGGACGTTGTGGACAAGATTGCCTCTTTGCAGACTGACCTAAATGATCGGCCGGTTGACTTTGAGGCAGCTCGAATGAGTACCGTTAGAGTTTCCTAGTCTCCTTGAATTTGTCCATTATTCTGTAACGGGCATACTTGTCATCAGGTGAAAACTTGGCAGGATGCGCAGTGGTTGTCTTGGATTGACAATGAGGACATTCGTCCTTTAGGGTGTACTTTTTGCATTCGGGACATTTGCGGAGCTGGAACTTCAAAAGCTAGCCTTCCCGAGTTTTTTTTGATTCTTCTCTTGTAAAGCTGAACGTGCCGTTGCTCTTTTCGATTATCTTTTGGATTTTGTCCAGTATTGGCTTGAGCATTCTCTCCGTGCTCTTAAAGTCAGGACCCTTGATGCTCAGCCTGTATTTTGGTGCGCCAATGTATGTTACTGTGATGCTTGATGCATTGTCTTTAATGGAATCTAAAATGGCGTTTTTGATTATCTCTACTCCGTTTGGCTGATTACACGAAAGCTCGCAAATTCCGCGGATCTCTACAGATGGTGGCTTTATCTTTGAGCTAGTCTCCTCTATTGCAGTTGCAGTCTTTTTTGCCAGCTT belongs to Candidatus Nitrosotenuis cloacae and includes:
- a CDS encoding 30S ribosomal protein S6e; this encodes MANFKLTISDKSGKSISKELKDKEASGFIGLHLGNEIDAAIAGLGGKLKLTGGSDKSGIPMRADIYGSARKPVLVSKGVGLKKVEKGQRRRRLIRGNVISEEIYQLNCSYDGELKIEEAPPAEAKA
- a CDS encoding translation initiation factor IF-2 subunit gamma; its protein translation is MHWRETLPDWYVKQYGYQPCVNIGTAGHVDHGKTTLIQALTGQWTSVHSQELKRGITIRVGYSDAAFYKCKKCEVPLGYSTTPKCPNCGKESELSRVVSFVDSPGHESLMANMLSGAALMDGALLLVAANQKVPQPQTKEHLLALQILGIQQIVIIQNKVDLISYQDATSNYSDIVKFVKGTKAAKSPIIPISAQSRLNIDALIGAIEESIPTPKRAETKEPVMHVLRSFDVNKPGTKIKDIKGGVIGGSLTQGTFSIGDEVEIKPGIFNPKKNTYEPIRTQIISLGTAAGIVDNVKPGGLVAIGTKLDPSMTRSDSFVGSVIGKPETLPQNATDARLEVSLFDSAVGTMNDIKVLPIQVGESLRLNIGTAPVLAKVNKVKSEKIEVQFKRPVCVFDKSNVALSRKIEDRWRLIGAGIVG
- a CDS encoding RNA-protein complex protein Nop10, with translation MKFQLRKCPECKKYTLKDECPHCQSKTTTAHPAKFSPDDKYARYRIMDKFKETRKL
- a CDS encoding peptidylprolyl isomerase, whose product is MLSNKKIFSVDSFEFCLHHLIIIGVLALSFSISAMIRSQAAEYGFQLNEFDPYFNYRATQFIVENGIPAYFDWHDDMSWYPFGRDVANTSQVMLHITTAVLYGAFGGGDLYGFTIIFPVVFGSLTAIIVFALVRVIGGTTAGLYAALMYSVSLPIISRGSIGWFKSEPLGLFYGLLAVYLFLSGIKSTSHKIAAAKLVGGGIFLGFGFSAWGGTDFFVLPIGLFIISLTFTRKDSGFLRWAIPLFVLGLAISLAPFERPGLGFFAKASGFLIIGPTLFLVVSSFIEKIGGEQKQRRNKALFLIAIIAIGITVLSANVFGLPSFRYLNAVNPFLTTLDPLTDSVAEHATTTVFQSFMFNSVFMVFAGIGAWLVFKNLLNPTNQKRDLHIFALIFGLLGVYISSAFIRLELFSSLALVILGSVGLSLLTKEIFKPVRQETKKPVKSHPTTIKISFLVVITIFLILPMMVPVSANWVNGAKAPPTILNGGSNYNIATTDWLDAMQWIKENTPKDAVVAAWWDYGYWITTLGERRSIADNATLIDWRIEQTAKAFLSTPDEGWKILKEMDADYVLIYVAAQRVNSEEPPLYFVQGGGDESKKQWFMRIGGFDTQRFLYDDGISSTPEFWNETLLGKMIPFTTYGYIDVAGQKQSQSYISGFTPVYIDDIKYPKDANAPLRLAYMSSGFTIKTSGAINGVLIYEINKDYIPTETPKAEPIIPTTTTPTESSSRQTVTISTQFGDIVIELKPEVAPKTVENFVKLADSKFYDGTLFHRIISTFVIQGGDPNTKDQPPGTWGTGGPGYSIDAEISNLKHTRYMVSMARGTDINSAGSQFFIMTGDAPFLDGKYTIFGEVIEGKDVVDKIASLQTDLNDRPVDFEAARMSTVRVS
- a CDS encoding YbhB/YbcL family Raf kinase inhibitor-like protein, which gives rise to MILQSPSFEEGGEIPSKYGYKNGNTSPPLIIKQIPQQTKSLVLIMDDPDAMGAVGRLWVHWIVWNIDPRKPEIKESSLPENAVEGITDFVEIGYGGPAPPDKRHTYVFKIYALNAELNLEKGSTKKQVEEAMQNHIIAQTSLSGTFAP
- a CDS encoding type 1 glutamine amidotransferase, with amino-acid sequence MILLVDNGSVFTKNIVEFLCSTKSDHAVMPFDKVNLGDLEKFDSFILSGRRHNDQAMNALNSKIIHHAISHKKPLLGICYGAEILALSTGGTIKRMSSLQKGPSMVQVMQENPLCDGVIQVYQSHSFEVSSLGKSLIPLGRSDACKYEIFQYENSHIFGTQFHPEMSGDGLSLIEKFINI
- a CDS encoding C39 family peptidase, whose product is MSDHELLLPQVTEENICLPLAISAVSKYWNVNLPLSEAKEIAKKYPNMRGSILIEGIELAQRHGLGSLILHSSIAELKKIIDMGIPPIVILPGLYETVQHASVISGYDDAEKTILHYIPQQDQIGAIPEKQFDKLWEEDGRLVILLATPDIIDTIRLENKSKEKSNRLCFVSEKLNLQGSQDDAIRALKEAVSLDENNSTALCLLGGIYNERNLPECVQFYEKSIQSNKKSYLAYRGLGNYYLKTKQYDMAEKNYTSAIEINSSRFGPIYKNRGLARMSLNKNKQARQDFEDYLKYSPNAKDKDSIIQAIKEM
- a CDS encoding PIN domain-containing protein, yielding MVEVICDTSFLIHLANHRIKNLATLDTDIGNIRFLVPEIVHTELAKLAKQEEKTKEASATIQYIKNFKKINIGGTFADDSILQYVKENGGIIATIDKDLKYKIKNHGGSVISIANNRIVLETTKN